From the genome of Argonema galeatum A003/A1:
AGTATTCCTATTCTCGCGCCTAGTTCCAGAAACATTTGAATTTTTTCTCTAATTTTTTTGACTCTATCTGTCCGGGATTTAATCTCTACAACCAAGTCAGGAACTAGCTCACCAAAAGCACGAGGACTTTGCCGCAATCTTTCAGCACAAACGAAGGAGATATCTGGAGCGCGTAAGTCTTGATTTGAGAGGATAAAACCACCGCTGGAATCAAATACTCTCCCTAATTTTCTTGGTTCAATCCAGGCGAACAAAAAGGAAATCAACCGAGCGGTAATCTCGCTTGATACGATATCTGATGGCCCCATGATAACAATGTTTCCCTCTTGCAACTCTATTTGATAGTCTTCATATTCTGGTGAAAGTTGCGCTTGGAATTTTTCCAAATCCTGGATGGTTAAAGACATCGCAATTCTCCTTGGATA
Proteins encoded in this window:
- a CDS encoding Uma2 family endonuclease, which codes for MSLTIQDLEKFQAQLSPEYEDYQIELQEGNIVIMGPSDIVSSEITARLISFLFAWIEPRKLGRVFDSSGGFILSNQDLRAPDISFVCAERLRQSPRAFGELVPDLVVEIKSRTDRVKKIREKIQMFLELGARIGIL